A part of Silvimonas soli genomic DNA contains:
- the tssH gene encoding type VI secretion system ATPase TssH has protein sequence MSLRDPAQLLRRLNDYCTRALEAAAGLAQTRAHTDITPEHWLVKLLEPGDGDIPVIVRRYELDMDVIWQGLLTALERSPHDLRGKPGLSRSLGEWLESAWLIASLEQNSEQIRSAHLLQALQDNPHLLRAHEAWPLLSLSASQIRRLLPELDPVSAEAPAPAASTSPVFSAKEADTSGAPQSTVTKAVSPQLQARPEALQRFTIDLTEKARAGQIDPVFGRDIEIRQMIDILARRRKNNPILVGDPGVGKTALVEGLALKIAEGDVPENLKPVLVLVLDLGLLQAGAGVKGEFEQRLKNVIDAVQSSPAPILLFIDEAHTLIGAGNSAGEADAANLLKPALARGELRTIAATTWSEYKQYFERDAALERRFQMVKVDEPDDAAACLMLRGLQSRYAVHHGVHIRDEAVTAAVQLSRRYLTGRQLPDKAVDLIDTAAARVRMSLDATPAELERLMARLTALQTEMHALQEDAHAGHADGTARLVELEHEISEADRQLMALRQTHEQALSLVRQLHEALKSDVKAPDTETAKLVQTLRTQLSALQQNQSVLVHTEVDAAVVAAVIADWTGIPLASLLKNEQASLLALENQLSCRVVGQPDALSSIASSLRAAKTGMKTSDGPLGVFLLVGPSGIGKTETALALSDALFGGERAVVTINLSEYQEAHTVSQLKGSPPGYVGYGQGGVLTEAVRQRPYSIVLLDEVEKAHRDVLNLFYQVFDRGFMRDGEGREIDFRNTVILMTSNLGSAELMALHDINADCELAAAHEAIRPLLVEHFQPALLARFQTVIYRPLDITAIRTIVQMKLTKVAQRMAQHYRSALSFDESLSDFIAQSCLLPDTGARNIDHLLNQQILPVVSQSLLQWQVANGAAPAEVLMHWGEHDGLTMQMK, from the coding sequence ATGTCACTTCGCGATCCTGCCCAATTGCTGCGCCGCCTCAATGATTATTGCACCCGTGCGCTGGAGGCCGCTGCCGGTCTTGCCCAAACACGCGCCCACACTGACATTACTCCCGAGCATTGGCTCGTGAAATTGCTGGAGCCCGGGGACGGAGATATTCCGGTAATTGTCCGTCGTTACGAGCTGGATATGGATGTCATCTGGCAGGGTCTGCTAACCGCACTTGAGCGAAGCCCGCACGATTTACGGGGCAAACCTGGTCTATCCCGCTCGCTGGGGGAGTGGCTGGAAAGTGCGTGGCTGATCGCCTCGCTGGAACAAAACAGCGAGCAAATACGTTCGGCTCACTTATTGCAGGCGCTGCAGGACAACCCCCATTTATTGCGTGCTCACGAAGCCTGGCCGCTGTTGAGTCTTTCGGCATCACAAATTCGGCGGTTGTTGCCAGAGCTTGATCCCGTTTCCGCAGAAGCTCCCGCTCCTGCTGCATCGACAAGTCCAGTATTTAGCGCAAAAGAGGCTGATACCTCCGGAGCACCTCAAAGCACGGTTACAAAGGCCGTCTCGCCGCAGCTGCAAGCCCGGCCTGAAGCACTACAGCGCTTTACCATTGATCTGACTGAAAAAGCCCGGGCTGGCCAGATCGACCCGGTTTTTGGGCGCGATATTGAAATTCGCCAGATGATTGACATCCTGGCGCGTCGCCGCAAGAACAATCCCATTCTGGTTGGCGATCCGGGCGTTGGTAAAACGGCGTTGGTAGAAGGGCTGGCGCTGAAAATAGCCGAAGGCGACGTACCGGAGAACTTGAAGCCGGTGCTGGTTCTGGTACTTGATCTCGGGTTGCTGCAGGCGGGGGCAGGGGTAAAAGGCGAGTTTGAGCAGCGCCTTAAAAATGTGATCGATGCGGTGCAGTCGTCCCCTGCACCCATCCTGCTGTTCATCGACGAGGCGCACACCCTGATTGGCGCGGGGAATAGCGCCGGTGAGGCTGATGCCGCCAACTTGCTCAAGCCTGCACTTGCCCGCGGAGAGTTGCGTACCATTGCCGCCACCACCTGGTCTGAATACAAGCAATACTTTGAGCGTGATGCAGCGCTGGAGCGGCGCTTCCAGATGGTCAAGGTAGACGAACCTGATGATGCCGCCGCTTGCCTGATGCTGCGCGGCTTGCAGTCTCGCTATGCCGTCCACCACGGCGTGCATATCAGGGATGAAGCAGTGACCGCCGCCGTCCAGTTATCTCGCCGATATCTCACCGGCCGCCAGTTGCCCGACAAAGCTGTCGATCTGATTGACACCGCGGCTGCACGGGTGCGCATGAGTCTTGACGCTACACCGGCTGAGCTGGAACGTCTGATGGCGCGGCTGACCGCTTTGCAAACCGAGATGCACGCACTGCAAGAGGATGCCCACGCTGGCCATGCTGATGGCACTGCTCGCTTGGTGGAGCTAGAGCATGAGATATCCGAAGCAGATCGCCAGCTCATGGCGTTACGGCAAACGCACGAGCAAGCACTGTCCCTGGTCAGGCAATTGCATGAGGCCTTAAAGTCGGATGTAAAAGCCCCAGATACCGAAACCGCCAAGCTTGTACAGACGCTTCGCACACAACTAAGTGCCTTGCAGCAGAACCAATCCGTGCTAGTCCATACCGAGGTCGATGCTGCTGTCGTCGCTGCGGTGATTGCAGACTGGACTGGTATCCCATTGGCCAGCTTGCTCAAAAATGAACAAGCCAGCCTGTTGGCTTTGGAAAACCAATTGTCTTGCCGTGTAGTTGGGCAACCGGATGCGCTATCGAGTATTGCCAGCAGTCTGCGGGCTGCAAAAACGGGCATGAAAACCAGTGACGGCCCGCTGGGCGTATTTCTGCTGGTTGGTCCGTCCGGCATTGGCAAAACTGAGACAGCCCTGGCGCTGTCTGATGCGTTGTTCGGGGGCGAGCGTGCGGTGGTCACCATTAACCTGTCTGAGTACCAGGAAGCTCATACGGTTTCTCAGCTCAAAGGATCGCCGCCCGGATATGTGGGCTACGGCCAGGGTGGTGTGTTGACCGAGGCTGTGCGGCAACGCCCGTACTCTATTGTCCTGCTGGATGAGGTCGAAAAAGCACATCGGGATGTGCTTAATCTGTTCTATCAAGTATTTGATCGCGGTTTTATGCGCGATGGAGAAGGGCGGGAAATTGATTTTCGCAATACCGTGATTTTGATGACTTCGAATCTGGGTAGTGCTGAACTCATGGCGTTGCATGACATCAATGCCGATTGTGAGCTTGCTGCGGCCCACGAAGCGATCCGCCCTCTGTTGGTCGAACATTTCCAGCCAGCGCTACTGGCTCGCTTTCAAACGGTGATTTACCGCCCCTTGGACATCACCGCCATCCGTACCATCGTGCAGATGAAGCTGACCAAGGTTGCTCAGCGGATGGCACAGCATTATCGCTCGGCGCTGTCGTTTGATGAGTCACTCTCTGATTTCATTGCACAAAGCTGCCTTTTGCCTGATACGGGCGCCCGTAATATCGATCATTTGCTGAATCAGCAAATTCTGCCGGTGGTTTCGCAATCATTGCTGCAATGGCAGGTAGCAAATGGGGCTGCGCCTGCAGAAGTGCTAATGCACTGGGGTGAGCACGATGGATTGACCATGCAGATGAAATAA
- a CDS encoding Hcp family type VI secretion system effector, whose product MAIPAYMWLKDDGGADIKGSVTVQGREGSVEVVEFTHGVRIPTDGNTGKLTGTRVHEPLVFFKETDASSPYLYKAVTSGQTLKSVEIKWYKIDDAGNEVEYFNTKLDNVKVVGVSPVMHNIKEPGKEKYNHPEKVEMRYEKITWAYKDGNIIHSDSWTEGR is encoded by the coding sequence ATGGCAATTCCAGCATATATGTGGCTAAAGGATGACGGCGGCGCCGACATCAAGGGCTCCGTGACTGTACAAGGGCGTGAAGGCAGCGTTGAAGTCGTCGAGTTCACGCACGGCGTGCGTATTCCTACCGACGGCAATACCGGCAAACTGACCGGCACTCGCGTGCATGAGCCGCTGGTGTTCTTCAAGGAAACCGATGCATCTTCGCCGTACCTGTACAAGGCTGTGACCAGCGGTCAGACCCTGAAAAGCGTCGAAATCAAGTGGTACAAGATTGATGATGCCGGTAACGAAGTGGAGTACTTCAATACCAAACTGGATAACGTCAAGGTCGTAGGCGTTTCCCCGGTAATGCATAACATCAAAGAGCCGGGCAAAGAGAAATACAACCATCCGGAAAAGGTCGAAATGCGCTACGAGAAAATCACGTGGGCGTACAAAGATGGCAACATCATCCACTCCGATAGCTGGACTGAAGGCCGCTAA
- a CDS encoding OmpA family protein, with translation MSFTALAVAAAMAASYLGNERLIQQIRDDIGSYRLTGYQMPGAKLGALRQLQADRDQLLSFARTGVPWRLSWGMYRGEGLLPLLEREIRGYAPPPPPPAMISLDSLSLFDSGKATLKPDANRVLMTALMSITANPEKQALIAGHTDNTGNPAINQKLSEARAIAVRDWFINMSSLPPSHFAVKGFGGSTPLAPNDSVANKARNRRVEITLVPDIPAH, from the coding sequence ATGAGCTTCACGGCGTTAGCGGTCGCCGCAGCCATGGCGGCATCGTACTTGGGTAACGAACGCCTGATCCAGCAGATTCGTGACGACATTGGCAGCTATCGGTTGACAGGTTATCAGATGCCGGGCGCCAAGCTTGGCGCGCTGAGGCAACTTCAAGCTGACCGCGATCAGTTGCTGTCATTTGCTCGTACAGGCGTCCCTTGGCGTCTGAGCTGGGGAATGTATCGCGGTGAGGGCCTTTTGCCTTTGCTTGAGCGCGAAATCCGCGGATACGCGCCGCCTCCACCTCCACCAGCCATGATTAGCCTGGATAGCTTGTCGTTATTTGACAGCGGCAAGGCAACCCTTAAGCCGGACGCAAACCGCGTTTTGATGACCGCCCTGATGAGCATCACCGCCAATCCGGAAAAACAAGCCCTGATTGCAGGGCATACCGATAACACCGGCAACCCTGCTATCAACCAGAAATTATCCGAGGCCCGCGCCATTGCCGTACGGGACTGGTTCATCAATATGTCCAGCCTGCCACCTTCGCACTTTGCCGTTAAAGGTTTTGGTGGCAGCACGCCGCTTGCGCCAAATGACAGCGTCGCCAACAAGGCACGCAACCGGCGCGTCGAAATTACGCTTGTGCCGGATATCCCGGCGCATTGA